CAAAAAAATATTGAGAGAAATGATCCTCTTATTGGGTGGAAAATGGGACTAACGAGTAAGGCGAAACAAATTTCGATGAATGTAGAAGAACCTATTTATGGAAGACTTACAGAATCAATGGAATTAAATGAACCTGTCCTGCACGTCAAGAACCTCATTCATCCCAAAGTAGAGCCGGAGTTTGCTTTTTTCATTAATAAGGAACTCAAAGGAAGTAACGTAAAACCAAGAGATGTATGGGCTGCTGCAGAAGGAGTATATCTTGCTTTAGAAGTAATTGACAGCCGCTATGAAAATTTTAAATTCACTTTGCCAGATGTGGTAGCAGACAATGCTTCTTCCACTAAATTTGTCTTAGGCACTCAAGTCTTTTCTCCAGCATATACCCCTTGGGACAAAGTAAAAGTTACTATGCTTAAAAACGGGGAAAAAGTCCAATCTGGATATGGAAATGCTGTATTAAATCATCCAGTGCATTCTGTAGTAGAGCTGACGAAAATGATTAATAGGGATAATTTAACCATAAAACCTGGAATGCTGGTTCTTGTAGGTGGTATTACGGAAGCAGTGAGTGTAAGGGCAGGAGACATGTTAAATGTGGATTATGAAGGGCTGGATTCACTGGATTTAGAGGTGAAGGAATAGAACAGGAGGCAGGGTTGTGCCGATAGCTCATATTCATATTTTAGAAGGCAGGGATAGAAGCCAGAAGAAGAAACTCATTGAAGAGGTAACAAAGGCTATTAGTTCCAGTCTTCAATCTGAAAGAGGAAAAATAAAAGTTTTATTACATGAAGTTTCGGAAGACAATTGGGCTACAGCTGGGGTGACGAAAAGAGAAGAAAAAATTGTTGACTAAATCAGCAGAAAAAGAGGAGGAAAGGAGACAGCAGACATGAAAGTACACGACAACAACACACCAGATTTGCATGGATCTGTTGTTGCCATAGGTGCCTTCGACGGAATGCATCTAGGTCATCAGGCTGTCATACGTGAGACTGTTAATCTCGGCGAAATCTATAATATTCCTAGTGTAGTTTACACTTTTGATACGCCTCCCCGGGCTTACTTTCAAAATTCGACTATTTTAATGAATGCCAAAGAGAAATTGGAAATGGTTAAGAAACTTGGTGCTAAACAAGTAGTTATTGCTAGTTTCAATAAAGATTATGTTCAGAAAAGTGCGGAAAGTTTTATAAAAGAATTAAATAAAATGCATCCTAAAGAAATTTTGGTAGGAAACGACTTTCGTTTTGGTAAGGGAAGAAGTGGAAATGTTCAACTTCTCAAGAAATATTTTAACGTAAGAATTATTGAGCCAGTAAGGTGTACTAGAGGGGAGGTTATCTCTTCCACTAGAATCCGAAAGTTAATTGCACTAGGAGATACCCAAGGCGTTGGGGCTCTCTTAGGAGAAAAAGAGGGGGTTAAATGATGAATTTCTTAAAAGTATATTGGAAGAGTATAAGTTTGACAATAGGTCTAGCAGCATTGCTGACTGCTTGCGGGGGTGGTGACGAGACTACAGAATCAGCATCAGACCCCCAGTCTGCCGAAGGAGAAGCAGAAGAAACGGCAGAAGGCCAAGCCGATGCTGAACATGAATTTAAACTGGGGTTAATTACACCACCTGCGCATATGTGGCACAAAGCGGCAGAGAAGTTTAAGGAAGAGTTAGAAGCAAACTCTAATGGAAGAATGGCATTGGAAATTTATCCTTCTGGCCAAGTTGGAAATGAAAACGATATGCTTCAGCAAATTGAATCTGGCTCATTAGATTTTGGTTTTATAACTGCTGCAGAAATTAGTTCTCGTGAAGAAGCTTTTTCTGCTTGGTTTACCCCATACCTCTTTAAAACAATTAATGATGCTCATGAAGCACGTGAATCGGATGTAGCTAAGGAAATGCTTGGGACACTTGAGCAATATGGTATGACTGGTTTAGATTATTTGTTTGCTGGACAGCGCGTCTTATTATTTAAAGATAAGGAAGTAAAGCAGCCTGAAGATATGGAAGGATTGGTACTTCGCGTAACACCTAGCCCGCCAATGCTGGAATTTTATAATTCAACTGGCACTTCCACGGAAGGGATTCCTTTGCCTGAAGTTTATTCCGCTGTTCAAACCGGGGTTATTGACGGAATGGATATGGACTTAGATGCTACGATTACAAATAAATTTTTCGAAGTAGTCGATTACGGGGCTGTTACAAACCATATGGTATGGCCATCAGTAGCAGTCGTTAATTCAAACACTTTTTCATCTTTGCCTGAAGAAGATCAACAGATTATAGAGGGTGCTTTAGAAACTACTGCTGATTATGCCGTAGAAACCAGATCAGCTCAGGAAGAAGAATTTAAACAAACACTTACTGATGAGGGCATGACCATTTATGAACTAGATAAAAGTGTCTTTGAAGAACAAATTGAGAGCTTTGATGAAAAATATAAAGAAAAAGATCCATTAATTGAAGAGTTCATTACTACATTCCGTGAATAGGACTGGGAGGGAGAAACTATTGAATACTATAAGTAACGGCTTAGCAATAATAGAAAAATATCTTGCAATAGTGTTAATGGTTACGATGACAGCAGTAATGGCTTTAGCAGTGTTGTTCCGTTACTTCTTAAACTCTCCATTGTCATGGGCTGGAGAAGCAGCAGTATTTCTATTAACGTGGATCAGTTTTATAGGAGGAAGTCTTGGGCTTAAATATAAAGCTCAAGCTTCTGTTACTTTTTTGTTAGATATAACTTCTGCGAAAACGAGGAAAATTCTTTTGGTTGTAGGTTATCTAATAATCTTAATTTTTATGGGTATTGTGCTCTATTATAGTTACACTTGGTTGTTTTCTTCAAGTTCTTTATGGCAAAAATCAAATAACTTACAAATACCTATGTGGATACCTTATAGTGCTGTCCCCATTGGATTAAGCTTTGCTGCAGTTCATATTCTGTCAAACTTGTCGGATTTATTTAGAAAGGAGGAGAGCAAATGACGGCTTTAGTAATTGTTTTATTTTTTGTCTTTTTACTAATGGGAATTCCTATCTCGTTAGTACTTGGAATGATGACTATATTATATTTTTTTACTTTAGGTAATACGCAGTTATTAACTTCTATGCCGCAGCAGCTTTTTTCTAGTTTAGATAACTATGGACTGCTTGCTATTCCTCTTTTTATGCTCGCAGGTGAATTAATGAACGGGGGCGGTATTACTACAAAATTGGTAAATTTTGCCAGGGTGTTATTGGGACATTTCCGCGGAGGATTAGCGTACGTGACGGTCATTGCTAATATGTTCCTGGCTTCTATATTAGGATCTGCTAACGCACAGGCTGCTATGATGAGTAAAACAATGGTTCCCGAAATGGAAAAGGAAGGATATGAAAGAAAGTTTTCAGCGGCTCTAACCCTTTCTTCTTCTATTGTAGCACCTATAATCCCGCCAAGCATGATTTTTATTATCTATGGCACATTATCAGGTGCTTCTATTGGCGGATTGTTTATGGCAGGGATTATCCCGGGGCTTATCTATGGCACAGCTTTTGTAGGATTAATAGCGTTTATGGGATATAAATATAATTTCCCAAAAAGTGAACGAGAACCATTCAGGGAAGTAGTGAAGAGTACATTGTCTGTGTTTCCTGCTTTGCTCGTTCCATTTGTCATTATAGCAGGCATATTAAGTGGGGTATTTACAGCTACTGAGTCTGCAGCTGTAGCTTGTGTTATTGCTTTCCTTGTAGGGCATTTTGTTTACAAGGAATTAAATTTTAAGAGTCTCCCTTCTATTTTTTTTAACACGGTGATAAGTACTGCCACCGTTACCTTTCTCATTGCTATGGCTGGAGCTTTCGGATGGATGATTGCTTTTGAGCAAATCCCGCAAGCAATAGCGAACGGAATGCTTTCATTGTCAGAAAACCCACTTGTATTTTTGTTTTTAGTTAATATTTTTCTATTGATATTAGGAGCAGTGCTGGATGGAATTGCAGCTTTAATCATTTTAGTTCCAGTCTTCATGCCGCTCTTGATGACTTATGGGGTGGACCCCGTTCACTTTGGGGTAATTATCTGTATAAACTTAACAATAGGTTTATTGACTCCTCCTATTGGCACAGGTCTATTCATCGTATCTTCCATTGCCGAAGTGAAATTTGAAAGCCTCATTAAGAGTGTTTTTCCTTTTTTAATCATGGGAATCATTGTTCTTTTTGTTATCACGTACTGGGAAGACGCTGTATTGCTAATTCCCCGGCTGGTAGGACTTTAAACAATAGTATGTAAGGAAATTGGAAACTTCCTGTATTATCAAAAATGCATCAATTGTTAAGGAGCCATAGAAAATAAGGAAGTTGTATGAAACATACTTGAGCCCTTACAGGGTGATAAATTAGAAAAGGAAGGTGCTTTCTAACATGAATAGTGGACCTACGCTAGCCCCTTGTAAACTAATAAGCATCTTCAGAATAAGTTAATTCATAGCTGTGGCTGTATATTTCAACTAGGTTTCCAAATGGGTCTTTGCAATATACCATTCGGAAAGGCTTTTCACCAGTGTAGTATTCACGAACTGGCATACGCTGCTTTCCCCCGTGGGCTTTAATTTTTTCTACGAGCCCTTCAAGGTCCGGATCTTGTACACAATAATGGAAAATACCTGTCTTCCAGTACTCAAAATTGTTTTCTGGTGTTTCGTTATTTGGGAACTCAAACAGCTCAATTCCTATTTTATCCGAAGTAGAGAGGTGGGCAATACGAAACTTTCCCCACCCCGTACCAATACATCCTTGCACATTATACCAATAGGGCTGTCATCCTCTAGCACTTCGGAAGGTTCCATTATTATATACCAACCCATTACTTCCGTATAGAATTCTACTGCTTTATCCACATCGGGCACCGAAAGGCCGATGTGAGAAAAAGCACGTGGATACGACGCAATAAATGATTCCTCCTTCTATATGTAATGTGGACAAATTATAATATATTTAACATGGATTTGATAAGTAAAAGGTTTGTGGTTTTGCAGGAAGAATTGTATCGTGTGAAATGTGAAAAATGAAGAAATATTTACGATGGTTTTTAAATAAGAAAAAGAGAAAGGCTGTCATAGATTTGATAGATATAAAACACAACAGTATAAACCTTTGCTGAACTCTCAACGCATTAGTTGGGAGTTCTGTTTAAAAAAACACTTTGTTCCATCCATGACACAATTTGTCTTATGTGAGTGGCACAAACTGTATCATTACGGATTATAATGAGTAGTTAATTCCCGAAATGACAGCTTCGTCTCTTTTGGCATTTTTTTTGCATTAATAAAGGGTGATGTGTTTTATACCATCGTCCTTTGGAGGGGATACGTATGAAAGCTGCGGTTATGGAACAGTAAAAAAAGCCATTTGTGGTTAAGTAAGTGGAGGACCCAGCAGTGTACGCCAACGGTGCAATTGTACGTGTTAAAGCTAACGGCATAGGCGTTCGGATTGGCATGGCTGGATGAGCGATCTAAGCTGGGTTGATGTGAATCTCGAATTGCCATGGGTGTTAGGGCACGAATTTACTGATGTCGAAGAGGAAGTCGGCAAAGAAGTTAAAAATTTCAAAAAAGGCGACCGCGTTATTGTTCCTTTCAGCCAGGGGGGCGGTTCGTGTGAGCAATGTTTGTCTGGGCATCACACTATTTGTGACAACCTTGAGATGATGGGTTTTTCGTACTGGGGAGGTTTTGGTAAATACACAGCTATACCTAATGCAGACTTGAATATGGTACATCTGCCTGAATCCGTTGGTTTTGAAGAAGAAGCAAGTGTCGGGTGCCGTTTTATGACCTCTTTCCAAGCTGTAACCGAGCAGGCAAAAGTAAAGCCTGGTGAATGGGCAGCTGTTTATGGCGTCGGCGTCGTTGGTTTGGCTGCGGCACACATTGCTAATGCAGCAAGAGCTAATGTAATAGTTGTCGATATTAGCCAGGAAAAGCTTGATTTAGCTAAAAAGGCAGGGGCTGCAGTAACGATAACAGTAAAGAAACGAACCCGTGGGAAGCAATACATGAAATAACAAAAGGGGGAGCGCATGTATCTATTGATGCACTTGGCATTGCTGAAACGGCTGGTAATTCCATTAGGTCTCATCGAAAACGAGGACGGCATATCCAAATCGGCTTAACCACCAGTGAAGAAAAAGGAATTATTGCCATTCCCGCAGACTTGATTACAATGAAAGAACTGCAGTTTATCGGTCATTCGGTAGAACTATCCTTCCATGCTTGAAAACAGGAAAGCTTACCCCTGGCAAACTTGTGACAAACCATGTATCAATAGAAGAAGTGAGCAGTGTTATTGAAGGAATGGGAACTTATAACAATGTAGGTGTTACTGTAGTTAATAAATGATAGCGCTCACTTATGTTTATACTTATTAAAATCAAGGAGGAGGAGTAAACATGGAAAAAACAGTAGATTTGTATCCTAAAGTAGCCAAATTTTTGGAGGG
This DNA window, taken from Alteribacillus bidgolensis, encodes the following:
- a CDS encoding 2-keto-4-pentenoate hydratase encodes the protein MKGLDLKEIAEKIDLHQQNGMKMGKITNDYPELTVEEAYEIQRLTIQKNIERNDPLIGWKMGLTSKAKQISMNVEEPIYGRLTESMELNEPVLHVKNLIHPKVEPEFAFFINKELKGSNVKPRDVWAAAEGVYLALEVIDSRYENFKFTLPDVVADNASSTKFVLGTQVFSPAYTPWDKVKVTMLKNGEKVQSGYGNAVLNHPVHSVVELTKMINRDNLTIKPGMLVLVGGITEAVSVRAGDMLNVDYEGLDSLDLEVKE
- a CDS encoding tautomerase family protein codes for the protein MPIAHIHILEGRDRSQKKKLIEEVTKAISSSLQSERGKIKVLLHEVSEDNWATAGVTKREEKIVD
- a CDS encoding FAD synthetase, whose translation is MKVHDNNTPDLHGSVVAIGAFDGMHLGHQAVIRETVNLGEIYNIPSVVYTFDTPPRAYFQNSTILMNAKEKLEMVKKLGAKQVVIASFNKDYVQKSAESFIKELNKMHPKEILVGNDFRFGKGRSGNVQLLKKYFNVRIIEPVRCTRGEVISSTRIRKLIALGDTQGVGALLGEKEGVK
- a CDS encoding TRAP transporter substrate-binding protein, producing MMNFLKVYWKSISLTIGLAALLTACGGGDETTESASDPQSAEGEAEETAEGQADAEHEFKLGLITPPAHMWHKAAEKFKEELEANSNGRMALEIYPSGQVGNENDMLQQIESGSLDFGFITAAEISSREEAFSAWFTPYLFKTINDAHEARESDVAKEMLGTLEQYGMTGLDYLFAGQRVLLFKDKEVKQPEDMEGLVLRVTPSPPMLEFYNSTGTSTEGIPLPEVYSAVQTGVIDGMDMDLDATITNKFFEVVDYGAVTNHMVWPSVAVVNSNTFSSLPEEDQQIIEGALETTADYAVETRSAQEEEFKQTLTDEGMTIYELDKSVFEEQIESFDEKYKEKDPLIEEFITTFRE
- a CDS encoding TRAP transporter small permease, which codes for MNTISNGLAIIEKYLAIVLMVTMTAVMALAVLFRYFLNSPLSWAGEAAVFLLTWISFIGGSLGLKYKAQASVTFLLDITSAKTRKILLVVGYLIILIFMGIVLYYSYTWLFSSSSLWQKSNNLQIPMWIPYSAVPIGLSFAAVHILSNLSDLFRKEESK
- a CDS encoding TRAP transporter large permease, with amino-acid sequence MTALVIVLFFVFLLMGIPISLVLGMMTILYFFTLGNTQLLTSMPQQLFSSLDNYGLLAIPLFMLAGELMNGGGITTKLVNFARVLLGHFRGGLAYVTVIANMFLASILGSANAQAAMMSKTMVPEMEKEGYERKFSAALTLSSSIVAPIIPPSMIFIIYGTLSGASIGGLFMAGIIPGLIYGTAFVGLIAFMGYKYNFPKSEREPFREVVKSTLSVFPALLVPFVIIAGILSGVFTATESAAVACVIAFLVGHFVYKELNFKSLPSIFFNTVISTATVTFLIAMAGAFGWMIAFEQIPQAIANGMLSLSENPLVFLFLVNIFLLILGAVLDGIAALIILVPVFMPLLMTYGVDPVHFGVIICINLTIGLLTPPIGTGLFIVSSIAEVKFESLIKSVFPFLIMGIIVLFVITYWEDAVLLIPRLVGL